The following proteins are encoded in a genomic region of Rhodoferax aquaticus:
- a CDS encoding alpha-hydroxy acid oxidase: protein MPVITTIEDLRVLAQKRVPRMFYDYADSGSWTEGTYRANSADFQTIKLRQRVAVNMENRSTRTTLIGQDVAMPVAIAPVGLTGMQHADGEIHAARAAEKFGIPFTLSTMSICSIEDIAEHTSAPFWFQLYMMRDREAMARMIERARTAKCSALVLTLDLQVIGQRHKDLKNGLTAPPRPTLTNIINLMTKPRWCLGMAGTKRHTFRNLVGHVKGVSDMRSLAAWTNEQFDPRLSWADVAWVKEQWGGKLILKGIMDVQDAELAVASGADAIVVSNHGGRQLDGAPSSISALPAIVQAVGSRIEVWMDGGIRSGQDVLKARALGARGTMIGRAFVYGLGAMGEAGVTKALQIIHKELDVTMAFTGHTRIDTVDSSILLPGSF from the coding sequence ATGCCCGTGATCACAACTATTGAAGACCTGCGCGTGCTTGCGCAAAAGCGCGTACCGCGCATGTTTTACGACTATGCCGACTCCGGCTCATGGACCGAAGGCACCTACCGCGCCAACAGTGCAGACTTCCAGACCATCAAGCTGCGCCAGCGCGTTGCGGTCAACATGGAAAACCGCAGCACCCGCACCACCCTGATTGGCCAAGACGTCGCCATGCCCGTGGCCATTGCGCCGGTAGGGCTCACCGGCATGCAGCATGCCGATGGAGAGATCCACGCCGCCCGCGCTGCTGAAAAGTTTGGCATTCCGTTCACCTTGTCGACCATGAGCATTTGCTCGATTGAAGACATTGCCGAGCACACCAGCGCCCCCTTTTGGTTTCAGCTCTACATGATGCGCGACCGCGAAGCCATGGCCCGCATGATTGAGCGCGCGCGCACCGCCAAGTGCAGTGCCTTGGTCCTTACGCTAGACCTGCAAGTTATTGGTCAGCGCCACAAAGACCTCAAAAACGGCCTCACCGCCCCCCCCCGCCCCACGCTCACCAACATCATCAACCTCATGACCAAGCCCCGCTGGTGTTTAGGCATGGCTGGCACCAAGCGCCACACCTTTCGCAATTTGGTGGGCCATGTCAAAGGTGTGAGCGATATGCGTTCCCTAGCGGCGTGGACCAATGAGCAGTTCGATCCCCGGCTGTCCTGGGCCGATGTTGCTTGGGTCAAGGAGCAATGGGGCGGCAAGCTCATTCTCAAAGGCATCATGGATGTGCAAGACGCTGAACTCGCAGTCGCCAGCGGTGCGGATGCGATTGTGGTCAGCAACCACGGCGGACGCCAGTTGGACGGCGCGCCCTCCAGCATTTCCGCACTGCCTGCCATCGTGCAGGCCGTGGGCTCACGCATCGAGGTCTGGATGGACGGTGGCATACGTTCAGGCCAAGATGTGCTCAAGGCACGTGCCTTGGGCGCACGCGGCACCATGATTGGCAGGGCCTTTGTCTATGGCCTGGGCGCCATGGGTGAAGCGGGCGTGACCAAGGCTTTGCAGATCATCCATAAAGAACTGGACGTGACCATGGCCTTCACAGGCCACACCCGCATTGACACGGTCGACAGCAGCATCTTGCTGCCGGGCAGCTTCTAA
- a CDS encoding GNAT family N-acetyltransferase, with product MDKHFLTPLFSPSSVVVFAGSTDKRATVSQHSQALSHALRAQRFAGSLVFLDIHASGTLADLADAHADLAVIALPPEEVGAALEIAARIKCRAAVVISSGIGAAQAAQLHAIARRDGMHLLGPNCLGFQRPHLQLNAGVVGPMCAQGSLALVSQSGALTSSIVDWAKKNAVGFSTVVSLGPNTVVDMAQVLDFLASDTRTQSIVVYLEGISNARRFMSALRAAANAKPVVVLKAGRRAAGNQAALTHSGSIVGSDQVFDAALRRAGAVRVRSFVDLFSAAKCLAARYRPVGRRLAIVTNGGGPGVLAADWVSEINLKLACLSPDQAKALAPLVSPQASLADLLDLSEDASPAHFRAAIEAAAKAAQVDGLLVIYSPKMGADGTAIARALVDAHPTLNKPLLTCWMGDATVGEARVVLNEAAIPTFRTPEAAVGAFDNIASFYQNQQLLQQTPPPLSDLAKPDVEGARMLVESVLAERRKVLTEMESKALLAAFHIPVTKTILARTVTEAIMIASQLGFPVALKIDSPDISHKSDVQGVVLNVLNAVGVRDAFQEMMQTVARLQPQARINGVTVQNMSTQRRGREIYIGLVTDDPFGPVIAFGAGGTMIELMNDRAMELPPLNQFLARRLIERSRVAETLGEWRGAPAVDMEALEQVLLRVSEMVCELPQLREMDINPIIIDDTGAVAVDARIVVDNAPPTARTYHHLAILPYPSQHEQLWPLRGGGECTVRPVAPDDATMLQEFVRHLSPESRYFRFVSSMQELPPNMLSRFTLIDYDREMALIAVVKESLTDASGTATEVSRVVGVSRYITNPDRSTCEFSLVVADDFKGRGLGSRLMLSIMDFAREKGLTEIQGLVLANNTTMLKLMRGLGFAVKAYPDDPDFKLVTHQLQ from the coding sequence ATGGATAAGCATTTTCTGACACCTCTTTTCTCTCCGAGCTCCGTGGTCGTTTTTGCGGGCTCTACCGATAAGCGCGCAACTGTATCGCAACATAGCCAAGCCCTTTCGCATGCCCTTAGGGCGCAGCGTTTTGCGGGCTCCTTGGTGTTTTTGGATATCCATGCCAGTGGCACCTTGGCCGATTTGGCCGATGCCCATGCCGATCTCGCTGTGATCGCATTGCCGCCTGAAGAAGTAGGGGCTGCCTTGGAAATTGCGGCGCGCATTAAGTGCCGTGCCGCAGTGGTGATTTCGTCCGGTATCGGGGCGGCACAGGCGGCTCAGCTGCACGCCATTGCCCGGCGAGACGGCATGCATTTGTTAGGCCCCAATTGTTTAGGGTTCCAGCGGCCGCACCTCCAACTGAACGCGGGTGTGGTGGGGCCTATGTGCGCGCAGGGCTCTTTGGCTTTGGTGTCGCAGTCAGGGGCGTTGACTTCGTCTATTGTGGACTGGGCCAAAAAGAATGCGGTCGGGTTTTCTACCGTGGTCTCGCTGGGACCCAACACGGTGGTGGACATGGCGCAAGTGCTGGACTTCTTGGCGTCTGACACGCGCACCCAGAGCATCGTGGTGTACCTAGAGGGCATCAGCAACGCGCGTCGCTTTATGAGTGCATTGCGTGCGGCCGCCAATGCAAAGCCCGTAGTGGTGCTCAAGGCTGGGCGGCGTGCGGCGGGCAACCAAGCAGCGCTCACGCATTCTGGCTCCATTGTGGGGAGCGACCAGGTGTTTGACGCGGCGTTGCGACGCGCTGGGGCCGTGCGCGTGCGCTCATTCGTCGACCTGTTTTCGGCGGCCAAGTGTTTGGCGGCACGCTACCGCCCGGTGGGGCGGCGCTTGGCCATTGTGACCAACGGCGGAGGGCCAGGCGTGTTGGCCGCCGACTGGGTGAGCGAGATCAACTTGAAGCTGGCTTGCTTGAGCCCCGATCAAGCCAAAGCGCTAGCACCTTTGGTCTCACCACAGGCCTCATTGGCAGACTTGTTGGACCTGTCGGAAGACGCAAGCCCTGCGCACTTTAGGGCGGCCATTGAGGCTGCGGCTAAAGCTGCGCAAGTCGATGGCTTGCTGGTGATCTATTCACCCAAAATGGGGGCAGACGGAACCGCTATCGCACGTGCACTGGTGGATGCCCACCCTACGTTGAACAAGCCGCTACTCACCTGCTGGATGGGCGACGCCACGGTGGGCGAGGCGCGTGTGGTGCTAAACGAAGCAGCAATCCCCACCTTTCGCACGCCAGAAGCCGCGGTGGGGGCGTTTGACAACATTGCGTCGTTCTACCAAAACCAGCAGCTGCTGCAGCAAACCCCACCGCCCTTGTCAGACCTGGCCAAGCCCGATGTAGAGGGTGCACGCATGCTGGTGGAGAGTGTGCTGGCCGAGCGCCGTAAGGTGCTCACGGAGATGGAGTCCAAGGCGCTTTTGGCAGCGTTTCATATCCCAGTGACCAAGACTATCTTGGCGCGCACGGTGACCGAGGCCATCATGATTGCCTCGCAGCTGGGCTTTCCGGTGGCCTTAAAGATTGACTCGCCAGACATCAGCCACAAGTCGGACGTGCAAGGCGTAGTGCTCAACGTGCTCAATGCAGTAGGGGTGCGCGATGCATTCCAAGAAATGATGCAAACCGTGGCGCGCTTGCAGCCCCAAGCCCGCATCAATGGCGTTACGGTGCAAAACATGTCGACCCAGCGCAGGGGCCGTGAGATCTATATCGGGCTAGTGACCGATGACCCCTTTGGACCTGTGATCGCGTTTGGTGCGGGCGGCACCATGATTGAATTGATGAACGACCGCGCGATGGAGTTGCCGCCCTTGAACCAGTTTCTGGCCCGTCGGCTCATCGAGCGTTCCCGCGTGGCAGAGACTTTGGGTGAGTGGCGGGGTGCGCCTGCGGTGGACATGGAGGCGCTGGAGCAGGTGCTGTTGCGGGTGTCTGAGATGGTCTGTGAGTTGCCTCAGTTGCGCGAGATGGACATCAACCCCATCATCATCGACGACACCGGTGCGGTGGCGGTGGACGCGCGCATTGTGGTGGACAACGCGCCACCCACGGCGCGCACTTACCACCACCTGGCCATCTTGCCTTACCCCTCGCAGCACGAGCAGCTGTGGCCCTTGCGCGGTGGCGGTGAGTGCACGGTGCGCCCTGTTGCGCCGGATGACGCCACCATGCTGCAAGAGTTTGTGCGCCATCTTTCGCCAGAGAGCCGCTATTTCCGATTTGTCTCCAGCATGCAGGAGTTGCCCCCCAACATGCTGTCGCGCTTTACCTTGATTGATTACGACCGCGAGATGGCACTGATTGCGGTGGTGAAAGAGTCGCTCACCGATGCGTCAGGCACCGCGACGGAGGTGTCACGCGTGGTGGGCGTGTCGCGCTACATCACCAACCCGGACCGCAGCACCTGCGAGTTCTCGCTGGTAGTGGCCGACGACTTCAAGGGCCGGGGGCTGGGGTCGCGGCTCATGCTGTCTATCATGGACTTCGCGCGGGAAAAGGGCCTGACCGAGATCCAAGGGCTGGTGCTTGCAAACAACACCACCATGCTCAAGCTCATGCGTGGCTTGGGGTTTGCGGTCAAGGCTTACCCGGATGACCCCGACTTCAAGTTAGTCACCCACCAGCTGCAGTAG
- a CDS encoding substrate-binding periplasmic protein, with translation MKLPLALMLSLASVAAHGACSHVMRVSWSHWPPYSMLNAKGQVEGLDIELVQRIAKEAGCTLAISGDIPPKRQLAQIKAGEQDIQFAASITPERQEFAHFSPSYRSELMVLFAEHGRGKSIALQDMRQLTQRDWTVIAPFQGWYGEAYAAVSPVLDKENRLTTYKTTEQGLDQLNAKRGDLLLGDLYSFLYVARQRNMPQPDVLPVPVNDDAVSLMFSKKSMAPGDVEAFNRAIDKLNKNGELAKIIARYGIRK, from the coding sequence GTGAAGCTCCCATTAGCACTTATGTTGTCATTGGCTAGTGTGGCAGCGCACGGAGCATGCAGCCATGTCATGCGCGTCAGCTGGAGCCATTGGCCCCCCTACTCCATGCTCAATGCCAAGGGACAGGTTGAAGGTTTAGATATTGAGCTCGTCCAGCGTATCGCCAAAGAGGCCGGTTGTACCCTGGCCATTTCAGGAGATATTCCCCCTAAGCGCCAACTGGCCCAGATCAAGGCAGGCGAACAAGACATCCAGTTTGCGGCCTCTATCACCCCTGAGCGCCAAGAGTTTGCGCACTTCAGTCCTTCTTACCGCTCAGAGCTCATGGTGCTGTTTGCCGAGCACGGGCGGGGCAAGAGCATTGCGTTGCAAGACATGCGCCAACTCACCCAACGCGACTGGACCGTGATTGCGCCATTTCAAGGCTGGTACGGCGAGGCATATGCCGCCGTCAGCCCGGTTCTGGACAAAGAAAACCGGCTCACCACCTACAAAACCACGGAACAAGGGCTTGACCAACTCAACGCCAAGCGTGGCGACCTGCTCTTGGGTGACCTCTACTCGTTCTTGTATGTAGCGCGCCAGCGCAATATGCCGCAGCCCGATGTGCTACCCGTGCCGGTGAATGACGATGCTGTGAGCCTGATGTTCAGCAAGAAGTCGATGGCGCCAGGCGATGTAGAAGCATTCAACCGCGCGATCGACAAGCTCAACAAGAACGGGGAATTGGCCAAGATCATCGCGCGCTACGGCATCCGGAAATAG
- the dinB gene encoding DNA polymerase IV, protein MSPPIRRIAHLDMDAFYASVELLRYPQLKGLPVVIGGGRREADEILRAQQGERGLHQLRVEEFPLLKDYTGRGVITTATYAARQFGVGSAMGLMKAAKLCPQAILLPVDFAQYRHYSQRFKAIITDIAPVMENRGVDEVYIDFTEVPGGQREGGRVLARLIQKAIFDDTGLTCSVGVAPNKLLAKMASEFKKPNGIAIVFDTDLEPMIWPLACRKINGIGPKADEKLKAHGIETIGQLAARDPQWLMQHFGPRTGTWLHAAAHGQDERAVETESEPVSMSRETTFERDLHAVRDKAELGVIFTTLCQQVAADLERKGYVGKTIGIKLRFDDFKSVTRDQTLTQYTASASTIRQVAGQCLKRVPLDKRLRLLGVRVGSLIHADLAPAADASAVPATPKNKQKQAITPIDTGQAAIQNIAIQAVLPFEGSDAP, encoded by the coding sequence ATGAGCCCGCCCATTCGCCGCATTGCCCACCTCGACATGGACGCCTTTTATGCGTCGGTAGAGCTGCTGCGCTACCCCCAACTCAAAGGCCTGCCGGTGGTGATTGGCGGGGGAAGACGCGAGGCCGACGAAATTTTGCGCGCCCAGCAAGGCGAACGCGGCTTGCACCAGCTGCGGGTCGAAGAATTCCCCCTGCTCAAAGACTACACCGGGCGTGGCGTGATCACCACCGCCACCTATGCCGCACGCCAGTTTGGCGTGGGCTCGGCCATGGGGCTGATGAAGGCGGCCAAACTCTGCCCGCAGGCCATCTTGCTACCCGTGGACTTTGCGCAGTACCGCCACTACTCGCAGCGCTTTAAAGCCATCATCACCGACATCGCTCCCGTCATGGAGAACCGGGGCGTGGACGAGGTCTACATCGACTTCACCGAAGTACCCGGTGGTCAGCGCGAAGGGGGCCGCGTGCTGGCACGCCTGATTCAAAAAGCCATTTTTGACGACACGGGCCTTACTTGCTCCGTGGGCGTAGCACCCAACAAGCTGCTGGCCAAAATGGCCAGCGAATTCAAAAAGCCCAACGGCATTGCCATCGTCTTTGATACCGATCTGGAGCCCATGATTTGGCCGCTGGCCTGCCGCAAGATCAACGGCATTGGCCCCAAGGCGGATGAAAAGCTCAAAGCCCACGGCATAGAGACCATAGGCCAACTGGCTGCGCGCGACCCGCAGTGGCTCATGCAGCACTTTGGTCCGCGCACCGGCACGTGGCTACACGCAGCCGCCCACGGGCAAGATGAGCGTGCGGTGGAAACCGAGAGCGAACCCGTGAGCATGAGCCGCGAAACCACCTTCGAGCGCGACCTGCACGCCGTGCGCGACAAGGCCGAGCTAGGCGTCATCTTCACCACCCTGTGCCAGCAAGTGGCGGCCGACCTGGAGCGCAAAGGCTATGTGGGCAAAACCATTGGCATCAAACTGCGCTTTGACGACTTCAAAAGCGTGACCCGCGACCAAACCCTCACGCAGTACACCGCCAGCGCCAGCACCATCCGCCAAGTGGCAGGCCAATGCCTCAAGCGCGTGCCGCTGGACAAGCGCCTGCGCCTGCTGGGCGTGCGCGTGGGCTCGCTCATCCATGCCGACCTAGCCCCGGCGGCCGATGCCTCAGCCGTGCCAGCCACCCCAAAAAACAAGCAAAAACAGGCCATTACGCCCATAGATACTGGGCAAGCAGCTATACAAAACATAGCAATTCAAGCCGTATTGCCCTTTGAGGGCAGCGACGCACCTTAG
- the pap gene encoding polyphosphate:AMP phosphotransferase, whose translation MFKSAEVGHRISKSAYREAVPGLRAALLEAQVDLHEGKRIPVVLLISGQDGAGKGETINVLYEWMDPRFLSTLAFSQPTDEERERPPMWRYWRSLPPKGRIGILAGSWYSDPIRERIEGLISLNQLDARAEQINRFEAMLVNEGAVVLKFWFHLTKEGQAQRLKELESDPKTAWRVTQWNWDRLKTYDKLQEVAGHFLRLTNTAWAPWIVVEGTDDRYRSLTVGQIVLAALKKKIAQTSPVATPVAPIVRVDTDGRNVLSELNLHHALADKPYKTELAQWQGRLAELVRDPRFQGRSLVCAFEGADAAGKGGAIRRIVAALDARQYQVIPVAAPTEEERAQPHLWRFWRHLPRKGRVAIFDRTWYGRVLVERVEGFCSENDWLRAYTEINDFEHEMLAAGVIVVKFWLQISQEEQLKRFKEREQIAFKRFKITEEDWRNRDKWDAYQQAICDMVQRTSTGNAPWTLVEANDKNYARVKILQTLCERMEAALAAAPGAAKKSGTQKPEKNKKNKR comes from the coding sequence ATGTTTAAGTCAGCGGAAGTGGGGCACAGAATCAGCAAGAGCGCCTACCGCGAGGCCGTGCCGGGGCTGCGGGCTGCACTGCTCGAAGCGCAGGTGGACTTGCATGAGGGCAAGCGCATTCCTGTGGTGCTGCTGATCAGTGGGCAAGACGGTGCGGGCAAGGGCGAGACCATCAACGTGCTCTACGAATGGATGGACCCACGCTTTCTCTCCACCCTGGCTTTTTCACAGCCCACCGACGAAGAGCGCGAGCGCCCTCCCATGTGGCGCTACTGGCGCAGCTTGCCACCCAAAGGGCGCATCGGCATCTTGGCAGGCTCATGGTACTCAGACCCCATCCGCGAGCGCATCGAAGGCCTGATCTCGCTGAACCAACTCGACGCCCGTGCCGAACAGATCAACCGCTTTGAAGCCATGCTGGTCAATGAAGGCGCGGTGGTTCTGAAGTTCTGGTTTCACCTGACCAAAGAGGGGCAGGCCCAAAGGCTCAAAGAGCTGGAGAGTGACCCCAAGACCGCTTGGCGCGTCACCCAGTGGAACTGGGACCGCCTCAAAACTTATGACAAGCTGCAAGAAGTAGCGGGCCATTTTCTGCGCCTGACCAACACGGCCTGGGCCCCGTGGATTGTGGTGGAGGGTACCGATGACCGCTACCGCTCACTCACCGTGGGTCAAATTGTGCTGGCCGCCCTGAAGAAAAAAATTGCGCAGACCAGTCCAGTGGCTACGCCGGTGGCCCCCATCGTGCGGGTGGATACCGATGGCCGCAACGTCTTGTCCGAGCTCAACCTCCACCATGCCTTAGCCGACAAACCGTACAAAACCGAGCTGGCCCAGTGGCAAGGCCGCCTCGCGGAGTTGGTACGCGACCCGCGCTTTCAAGGCCGCTCCTTGGTCTGCGCGTTTGAAGGGGCCGACGCGGCGGGCAAAGGTGGGGCTATTAGGCGCATCGTTGCGGCGCTAGACGCCCGGCAGTACCAAGTCATCCCTGTCGCTGCGCCCACCGAAGAAGAGCGGGCCCAGCCGCACCTGTGGCGCTTTTGGCGACATTTGCCACGCAAGGGGCGCGTCGCTATTTTTGACCGCACGTGGTACGGGCGCGTGCTGGTGGAGCGGGTCGAAGGGTTTTGCTCAGAAAACGACTGGCTGCGCGCCTACACCGAGATCAACGACTTCGAGCATGAGATGCTCGCCGCTGGGGTCATAGTGGTGAAGTTCTGGCTGCAAATCAGCCAAGAAGAACAGCTCAAGCGCTTCAAGGAGCGCGAGCAAATTGCATTCAAGCGCTTCAAAATCACGGAGGAAGACTGGCGCAACCGCGACAAGTGGGACGCCTACCAACAAGCCATCTGCGACATGGTGCAACGCACCAGCACCGGCAACGCACCGTGGACACTGGTAGAAGCCAACGACAAAAACTACGCCCGCGTCAAAATTCTGCAAACCCTGTGCGAACGCATGGAGGCGGCGTTGGCGGCAGCGCCGGGCGCTGCTAAGAAGAGTGGCACCCAAAAGCCAGAAAAAAACAAGAAAAACAAGCGCTAG
- a CDS encoding LysR family transcriptional regulator, translating into MDLRRLKHLVALADERHFGRAAERVHLSQPAFSRSVQAAESELGLALFDRGLPEVRCTAAGAFVIERARKLLFDTRCLERDVALFREQLLGDLAFGVGPFPAVSLVPRLLVRLRARYPGIQTRVEVNNWKYLLEHLRAEELDFFVADTRSVPQDHDLSIRPVGRQRAGFFVRKGHPLLAQAQVQPADLLPFGIACVRLPPSISAVLAGLFGLPPGERMPIALECDDLHLLKAVALASDTVLAAPDGAVAAEVTKGDLQALSLAGWPPMHSEMGVVSLKGRSFSPSAEFAVAELGALAADDADAFAPGESRTAS; encoded by the coding sequence ATGGACCTGCGCAGACTCAAGCATTTGGTGGCCCTGGCCGACGAGCGCCACTTTGGCCGCGCCGCAGAGCGTGTGCATTTAAGCCAACCGGCATTTAGCCGCAGCGTGCAAGCGGCCGAGAGCGAGCTGGGCTTGGCGCTGTTTGACCGTGGCCTGCCTGAGGTGCGCTGCACCGCAGCCGGTGCTTTTGTCATTGAGCGTGCCCGCAAGCTGCTGTTTGACACCCGCTGCCTAGAGCGCGATGTGGCGCTGTTTCGTGAGCAGCTGCTGGGCGACTTGGCCTTTGGCGTGGGGCCGTTCCCGGCGGTGTCTTTGGTGCCGCGCTTGCTGGTGCGTTTGCGCGCGCGCTACCCTGGCATCCAGACCCGGGTCGAGGTGAATAACTGGAAGTACCTGTTGGAGCACTTGCGCGCCGAGGAGTTGGATTTTTTTGTGGCCGACACGCGCAGCGTGCCCCAAGACCACGACCTGAGCATTCGCCCCGTGGGACGCCAACGCGCCGGGTTTTTTGTGCGCAAGGGCCACCCGCTGTTGGCGCAAGCGCAAGTCCAGCCTGCTGACCTGTTGCCCTTTGGCATCGCCTGTGTGCGCTTGCCTCCCAGCATCAGCGCCGTGTTGGCAGGCCTTTTTGGTTTGCCACCGGGTGAGCGCATGCCCATTGCCCTGGAGTGCGACGACCTGCACCTGCTCAAAGCCGTGGCATTGGCCAGCGACACTGTGCTGGCCGCGCCCGACGGCGCAGTGGCCGCAGAAGTGACTAAGGGCGATTTGCAGGCGCTGTCTTTGGCTGGCTGGCCACCCATGCATTCCGAAATGGGCGTGGTGTCTCTCAAAGGCCGCAGTTTTTCGCCGAGCGCCGAGTTTGCAGTGGCGGAGTTGGGTGCCTTGGCGGCAGACGATGCGGACGCCTTTGCCCCCGGTGAATCAAGAACCGCGTCATGA
- a CDS encoding sterol desaturase family protein, producing the protein MKTAQTIALVLIIFGFAAAEIWSERYKTFKATADDGKLELFMFVALLALIQPVIFALTGAAAQRAYPEYANAWAHLPIWAMVAILLVGDDLTQYLWHRASHTPLLWPLHRAHHSAHYMSVRMTYRNNFFYYAMMPGIWIAGVLTYLGLGNVYLVYLVVKLMVIMGAHCAVPWDAPLYRIKALRPIMWVVERTISTPATHWAHHAMSNKDGIGHYKGNFGNLLFLWDVLFGTAHITRQYPPQVGLRDDQLFGKERWFTELFYPLVRSKRQHSALVPQGKIYDEDAPTLEQGT; encoded by the coding sequence ATGAAAACCGCACAGACCATTGCCTTGGTCTTGATCATTTTTGGCTTCGCCGCCGCAGAGATTTGGAGCGAGCGCTACAAAACCTTCAAAGCCACGGCCGACGACGGCAAGTTGGAACTGTTTATGTTTGTCGCGCTGTTGGCGCTCATACAGCCCGTCATCTTTGCGCTCACCGGCGCTGCGGCGCAGCGTGCTTACCCGGAGTACGCCAACGCATGGGCGCATTTGCCGATTTGGGCCATGGTGGCCATATTGCTGGTGGGCGACGACCTGACCCAGTACCTGTGGCACCGCGCCTCGCACACGCCGCTTTTGTGGCCGCTGCACCGCGCCCACCACTCGGCGCACTACATGAGCGTGCGTATGACCTACCGCAACAACTTTTTTTACTACGCCATGATGCCCGGCATCTGGATTGCCGGGGTGCTGACCTACCTGGGCTTGGGCAATGTGTACCTGGTGTACTTGGTGGTCAAGCTCATGGTCATCATGGGGGCGCACTGCGCCGTGCCGTGGGACGCGCCGCTCTACCGCATCAAGGCCCTGCGGCCCATCATGTGGGTGGTAGAGCGCACCATCTCCACACCAGCCACCCACTGGGCCCACCACGCTATGAGCAACAAAGACGGCATAGGCCACTACAAAGGCAACTTTGGCAACCTGCTCTTCTTGTGGGACGTGTTGTTTGGCACCGCCCACATCACCCGCCAGTACCCGCCGCAAGTGGGCCTGCGTGACGACCAACTCTTTGGCAAAGAGCGCTGGTTCACCGAGCTGTTTTACCCCTTGGTGCGCTCCAAACGGCAACACTCGGCTCTGGTGCCGCAAGGCAAAATTTACGACGAAGATGCCCCCACTCTGGAGCAGGGTACCTAA
- a CDS encoding methyl-accepting chemotaxis protein, translating into MRLNLPITQHEFDYPAEQMLVSTTDTKGIITHCNPAFVAVSGYSYEELIGQNHNLVRHPDMPAAAYKDLWSTVGKGHPWTALVKNRRKNGDHYWVQANVTPIMQNGKPVGYMSVRIKPEQSQIQAAEALYTKMRAHEAAGQAPFYLRAGEVRYQGIRGWLGGLGRLTLTVRLGLALAAMGLAGLVPALLNLQPDQLLLTELLVLGSVGAMVLAWFHRSFGRAIHDLASFADDISGCNLTTAISTAHPAPLDRVARSLRQIQINLRAVVGDVRGEIDSLTRTAHEVAEGGMDLSARTESQASSLEETAASMEELSSTVKHTADTAAQVSAQSEKSTAIATRGNAAVQKVGDAMHAIEASSDKVRDIIGVIEGIAFQTNLLALNAAVEAARAGEQGRGFAVVAAEVRALAQRSAKAAKEIRGLIAKSSEQIAEGAQQMSVAGHTIDEVVDAVNQVGELIQQISNATREQATGISQVNEAVNQLDDVTQQNAALVEESAASAEDLKVGSQALARSVQVFLLP; encoded by the coding sequence ATGCGCCTTAACTTGCCTATCACTCAGCACGAGTTTGATTACCCCGCAGAGCAAATGCTGGTGTCCACCACCGACACCAAAGGCATCATTACCCACTGCAACCCTGCGTTTGTGGCAGTCAGTGGCTACAGCTACGAAGAGCTCATCGGCCAAAACCACAACCTGGTGCGCCACCCTGATATGCCAGCGGCCGCCTACAAAGACCTTTGGAGCACGGTGGGCAAGGGGCATCCTTGGACGGCGTTGGTCAAAAACCGCCGCAAGAATGGTGACCACTACTGGGTGCAAGCGAATGTCACCCCCATCATGCAAAACGGCAAGCCTGTGGGCTATATGTCGGTGCGGATCAAACCCGAGCAAAGTCAAATTCAAGCGGCAGAGGCTCTGTACACCAAGATGCGCGCCCATGAGGCAGCAGGCCAAGCCCCTTTCTACCTGCGCGCGGGTGAAGTTCGGTACCAAGGCATTCGCGGCTGGCTTGGCGGTTTGGGCCGGCTCACACTGACCGTGCGTTTAGGACTGGCACTGGCCGCCATGGGCTTGGCGGGTTTGGTGCCTGCCCTGTTGAACTTGCAGCCCGATCAGTTGCTACTCACAGAGTTGCTTGTGCTGGGCAGTGTGGGCGCCATGGTCCTCGCGTGGTTTCACCGCAGCTTCGGACGGGCAATCCATGATTTAGCATCGTTTGCCGATGACATTTCCGGATGCAACCTCACAACGGCCATCTCAACCGCCCACCCGGCGCCCTTGGACCGTGTTGCACGCAGCTTGCGGCAAATTCAAATCAACCTAAGGGCGGTCGTGGGTGACGTGCGCGGTGAAATTGACAGCCTCACGCGCACTGCACATGAAGTGGCAGAAGGTGGCATGGACCTGTCTGCGCGCACCGAATCACAAGCCAGTAGCTTGGAAGAAACCGCCGCTTCAATGGAAGAACTCTCCAGCACGGTCAAACACACAGCAGACACGGCAGCCCAAGTCTCCGCACAGAGTGAAAAAAGCACCGCTATTGCAACGCGGGGCAACGCAGCCGTGCAAAAAGTGGGGGACGCCATGCATGCTATAGAAGCCTCGTCCGACAAGGTACGCGACATCATTGGCGTGATTGAAGGCATTGCGTTTCAGACCAACCTGTTGGCGCTCAATGCCGCTGTGGAAGCGGCACGCGCGGGCGAACAAGGGCGTGGCTTTGCCGTGGTTGCCGCCGAAGTGCGCGCCCTGGCCCAGCGAAGCGCCAAAGCGGCCAAAGAAATTCGTGGCCTGATCGCCAAATCTTCCGAGCAAATTGCCGAAGGCGCTCAGCAAATGAGCGTGGCAGGACACACCATTGATGAGGTGGTAGATGCAGTCAACCAGGTGGGCGAGTTGATTCAGCAAATCAGCAATGCCACCCGAGAGCAAGCCACCGGTATCTCTCAGGTCAATGAAGCGGTCAACCAACTGGACGATGTAACCCAGCAAAACGCGGCGCTGGTCGAAGAGTCAGCAGCCTCTGCCGAAGACCTGAAAGTCGGGTCTCAAGCACTGGCCCGCTCGGTGCAAGTGTTTTTGTTGCCCTGA